From Spirosoma aerolatum, one genomic window encodes:
- a CDS encoding MFS transporter translates to MVAPPASQKPSTASTRSLVSIIGASSVGTLIEWYDFYIFGSLATVLATKFFPEGNPTAAFLSTLATFAAGFVVRPFGALFFGRLGDLIGRKYTFMVTLLLMGGATFAIGLIPSYETIGFLAPTLVLILRLLQGLALGGEYGGAATYVAEHSPVEKRGYWTSWIQTTATAGLFISLLVIMATRVSLSKEAFDDWGWRVPFWVSIIMVAVSYIIRQNMHESPLFAKAKAEGKTSANPLKESFGNKYNFKFVLLALFGATMGQGVVWYTGQFYAMSFIKTVCSVDAMQSDGLMSIALLMGTPFFVVFGWLSDRIGRKPIMLAGMLIAILSYRTLYENIYQTTNLKNKQEITEKTTSETTVTADPKAAGVSINTLTVKKEYTDGTKLTEVTKTKTLADPSAEPAKPEIKKTITINDSDRWTLIWLVFVQVIFVTMVYGPIAAFLVEMFPTKIRYTSMSLPYHIGNGVFGGLLPAVATYLATKAKDANTAAEKAGELIPNAAPYLEGLWYPIIVTAVCLVIGVFYIKDKRVTD, encoded by the coding sequence ATGGTTGCACCTCCTGCATCCCAAAAACCCTCGACCGCCAGTACCCGCTCGCTGGTTAGCATTATTGGCGCATCGTCGGTTGGTACCCTCATCGAGTGGTACGACTTCTACATCTTTGGCTCACTGGCTACCGTGCTGGCTACCAAGTTTTTTCCCGAAGGCAACCCAACCGCGGCTTTTCTCTCGACACTGGCTACGTTTGCTGCTGGTTTCGTGGTACGTCCTTTTGGTGCCCTGTTTTTTGGTCGTCTTGGCGATCTGATCGGGCGTAAATACACGTTTATGGTCACGCTTCTGCTGATGGGTGGTGCCACCTTCGCCATTGGCCTGATACCCAGCTACGAGACCATCGGTTTTCTGGCTCCGACATTGGTGCTGATTCTGCGGCTGTTGCAGGGGCTGGCTCTGGGTGGTGAATACGGCGGGGCCGCTACCTACGTTGCCGAACATTCGCCCGTTGAAAAACGGGGTTACTGGACTTCCTGGATTCAGACAACGGCGACGGCGGGGTTGTTCATTTCGCTGCTGGTGATTATGGCTACCCGCGTTTCGCTGTCGAAAGAAGCGTTCGATGATTGGGGCTGGCGGGTTCCGTTCTGGGTGTCGATCATCATGGTAGCCGTGTCGTACATCATCCGCCAGAACATGCACGAGTCACCCCTGTTTGCCAAAGCAAAAGCGGAAGGCAAAACATCGGCCAACCCCCTGAAAGAGAGCTTTGGCAATAAATACAACTTTAAATTTGTGTTGCTGGCACTTTTCGGGGCAACAATGGGGCAAGGTGTGGTGTGGTACACGGGTCAGTTTTATGCCATGAGCTTTATCAAGACGGTTTGTAGTGTCGATGCCATGCAGTCGGACGGGCTGATGTCGATTGCGCTGCTGATGGGAACCCCATTCTTTGTGGTCTTCGGCTGGCTGTCGGATCGGATTGGTCGTAAACCGATCATGCTGGCGGGGATGCTGATTGCCATTCTTTCGTACCGGACCCTGTATGAAAACATCTATCAGACCACCAACCTCAAAAACAAGCAGGAGATCACCGAAAAAACGACCTCCGAAACGACCGTAACCGCCGACCCAAAAGCCGCTGGTGTGTCGATCAATACCCTGACTGTCAAGAAAGAATATACCGACGGCACCAAACTGACGGAGGTTACCAAAACAAAAACCCTGGCCGACCCATCTGCCGAGCCAGCCAAACCGGAGATCAAGAAAACCATTACCATCAACGATAGCGACCGCTGGACCCTGATCTGGCTGGTATTTGTTCAGGTTATTTTTGTGACGATGGTCTATGGCCCAATCGCGGCCTTCCTGGTCGAAATGTTCCCGACTAAAATCCGCTACACCTCTATGTCGCTTCCGTATCACATCGGGAATGGCGTTTTTGGTGGATTGCTCCCGGCCGTGGCTACCTATCTGGCCACCAAAGCCAAGGATGCCAATACGGCTGCCGAAAAAGCGGGTGAACTTATCCCCAATGCCGCTCCATATCTGGAAGGGCTTTGGTACCCAATCATCGTAACGGCTGTTTGTCTGGTTATTGGGGTCTTCTACATCAAAGACAAACGAGTAACGGATTAA
- a CDS encoding response regulator transcription factor — protein MANVLIADDEPNILLSLEFLMKKEGHKVFIARDGGEAYELLQHHKPDLLMLDIMMPRMNGLELCTYVKNTDGFQHSKIIILSAKGKEIDIQRGYESGADLYVAKPFSTRDLVTKVNQLLSA, from the coding sequence ATGGCTAATGTACTAATCGCCGACGATGAGCCGAATATTCTGCTGTCGCTGGAGTTTTTGATGAAAAAAGAAGGGCATAAGGTATTCATTGCCCGCGATGGTGGCGAAGCGTATGAGTTACTGCAACACCACAAACCCGATCTGTTGATGCTGGACATTATGATGCCCCGCATGAACGGACTTGAACTGTGTACGTATGTGAAAAACACAGATGGGTTTCAGCATAGCAAAATCATTATTCTGAGTGCGAAAGGAAAAGAGATCGATATACAACGCGGATACGAATCGGGTGCTGACCTCTATGTAGCCAAACCCTTTTCGACCCGCGACCTGGTGACCAAAGTAAATCAACTCCTGTCGGCCTGA
- a CDS encoding propionyl-CoA synthetase, which yields METQTLSYINEYRRSLDDPAAFWTEQAGEIPWFRKPGRILSTDSAGLTRWFAGGKLNTCYAAVDYHVENGRADQTALIYDSPVTGTVRQFTYTELRDEVAQLAGTLKRLGVQKGDTVVIYMPMVPEAVFAMLACARIGAIHSVVFGGFAPHELALRIDDAHPKVILSASCGIEFDRVIPYKPLLDEALRLASFSPGHCLILQRPILEAELTPSRDLDWETAVRQSLMANVVPVNATDPLYILYTSGTTGKPKGIIRDNGGHAVALTYSMRAVYDVQPGDTFWAASDLGWAVGHSYIVYGPLLHGCTTILFEGKPVRTPDAGTFWRVIQQHGVKAFFTAPTAFRAIKKEDPEGLLRQQYDLSSLKYVFVAGERCDPPTLHWLEQTVGVPVIDHWWQTESGWPMVANQMGIESVPVKAGSSTRPVAGFDLQILNEHGQQLGPNEEGYVCLKLPLPPGCLPTLWNDTPRFRQSYLSRFPGYYLTGDGGFIDADGYVFIMGRVDDVINVAGHRLSTGEMEEIVGSHPAVAECAVVGIADELRGQRPIGLVVLKDGVSTDDGTLEAELVTMIRDTIGAVAYFRQATIVKRLPKTRSGKILRKTIRQIADGDPFTTPSTIDDPAILDEIRNRLSERGIGNAFAFIGL from the coding sequence ATGGAAACGCAGACGCTTTCCTATATCAACGAGTACCGGCGGAGCCTCGACGACCCAGCCGCCTTTTGGACCGAGCAGGCCGGTGAAATTCCCTGGTTTCGCAAGCCGGGCCGCATTTTATCGACCGACTCAGCCGGTCTGACCCGCTGGTTTGCCGGGGGGAAACTCAACACCTGTTATGCCGCCGTCGATTACCATGTCGAAAATGGCCGGGCCGATCAAACCGCTCTGATTTATGACTCGCCCGTTACGGGCACAGTCCGCCAATTTACCTACACCGAACTCCGCGACGAAGTAGCGCAACTAGCTGGTACGCTAAAGCGACTTGGTGTCCAGAAAGGCGATACGGTCGTCATTTATATGCCAATGGTGCCCGAAGCGGTGTTTGCCATGCTGGCCTGCGCCCGTATCGGCGCCATTCATTCAGTGGTGTTTGGCGGGTTTGCCCCGCACGAACTGGCCTTACGCATCGACGATGCTCATCCCAAAGTAATCCTGTCGGCATCCTGTGGCATTGAGTTCGACCGGGTCATTCCCTACAAACCGCTGCTGGACGAAGCCCTGCGGCTGGCCTCTTTTTCGCCCGGCCATTGCCTGATTTTACAACGTCCCATACTGGAAGCAGAACTAACCCCCAGCCGAGATCTGGACTGGGAAACGGCGGTTCGGCAATCGCTTATGGCTAATGTTGTTCCGGTTAATGCGACCGACCCGCTGTATATTCTATACACATCCGGCACTACGGGTAAGCCTAAAGGCATCATTCGCGACAATGGTGGTCATGCTGTGGCGTTGACATACAGCATGCGGGCTGTGTACGATGTTCAACCCGGCGATACGTTCTGGGCCGCTTCGGACCTGGGCTGGGCTGTTGGGCACAGCTATATTGTTTATGGGCCTTTACTGCACGGATGCACGACTATTCTGTTCGAAGGCAAGCCCGTTCGCACACCCGACGCGGGTACGTTCTGGCGGGTGATCCAGCAACATGGCGTTAAGGCTTTTTTTACAGCGCCAACGGCGTTTCGGGCGATCAAAAAAGAAGATCCAGAAGGCTTACTTCGCCAGCAATACGACTTATCATCCCTGAAATATGTGTTTGTGGCCGGTGAACGATGCGACCCACCCACGCTGCATTGGCTGGAACAAACGGTAGGCGTTCCGGTCATCGACCACTGGTGGCAAACCGAGTCAGGCTGGCCGATGGTTGCCAATCAGATGGGTATTGAATCGGTTCCGGTCAAGGCTGGGTCCTCAACTCGTCCGGTAGCGGGGTTCGATTTACAGATTCTGAACGAGCATGGTCAGCAACTTGGCCCCAACGAAGAAGGATACGTTTGCCTGAAACTGCCGCTACCGCCCGGTTGCCTCCCAACGCTGTGGAACGACACGCCCCGTTTTCGTCAATCGTACCTCAGTCGGTTTCCGGGTTATTACCTCACGGGTGATGGCGGGTTTATCGATGCTGATGGGTATGTGTTTATCATGGGCCGGGTCGATGATGTGATTAACGTAGCCGGGCATCGGCTATCGACCGGCGAAATGGAAGAGATTGTGGGTAGCCACCCTGCCGTTGCCGAATGTGCGGTAGTCGGCATTGCCGATGAACTGCGCGGCCAGCGTCCGATTGGCCTGGTTGTGCTCAAAGACGGCGTCTCGACTGACGATGGCACGCTGGAGGCCGAACTGGTAACCATGATTCGCGATACGATAGGGGCCGTTGCGTATTTCCGACAGGCAACCATCGTCAAGCGATTACCCAAAACACGCTCAGGCAAAATCCTGCGAAAAACTATTCGCCAGATTGCCGATGGCGACCCATTTACAACCCCCTCGACCATCGATGACCCGGCTATTCTGGACGAAATTCGGAACCGTTTATCCGAACGGGGCATCGGCAATGCGTTTGCGTTTATCGGTTTGTGA
- a CDS encoding metallophosphoesterase family protein, producing the protein MQTRFFLLFFLVLFVSGSALSQRNPSNTVRIGICADVHLPTMHDAEYRITTFIDSMKIAKPDFLVDMGDFGTPAPKYAPYFAIWNSYPGPRYHVIGNHEMDGGYTLQQALAYRNMTSSYYSFRRNGFHFIVLDGNDKKTPDAKGYQEHIGTQQLEWLKTELTKTTDPIVIFSHQGLGKDGVDNSAEIRRLLEAHNQQAKRNKILVNFYGHIHYDRAEAINGIWYVCINSMSYKWLGEEYGHIRYSPEVDKEFKWIKYTAPYKDPLFTVVEISTNGTIKISGKKSEWVGPDPWALGYPETDKPYIKPEITERVLRFKRIR; encoded by the coding sequence ATGCAAACCCGATTTTTTTTACTGTTTTTTCTAGTCTTATTCGTTAGCGGCTCTGCCCTTTCGCAGCGAAATCCTTCCAACACTGTTCGCATCGGCATTTGTGCCGATGTTCACCTGCCCACCATGCATGATGCCGAGTACCGCATTACGACGTTTATCGATAGCATGAAGATCGCCAAACCCGATTTTCTGGTAGATATGGGCGACTTTGGCACACCTGCTCCTAAATACGCACCCTACTTTGCCATCTGGAATAGCTATCCCGGCCCCAGATATCATGTGATCGGCAACCACGAAATGGATGGTGGCTATACGTTACAGCAGGCATTAGCCTACCGCAACATGACCTCTTCCTACTATTCGTTCCGTCGGAATGGCTTCCACTTTATTGTACTGGACGGAAACGATAAAAAAACACCCGATGCCAAAGGCTATCAGGAACATATTGGGACACAGCAGTTGGAATGGCTCAAAACCGAACTGACAAAAACCACTGATCCGATAGTTATTTTCTCTCATCAGGGTTTGGGCAAAGATGGGGTTGATAATTCCGCAGAGATCAGGCGCTTACTCGAAGCCCACAACCAACAGGCCAAACGGAACAAAATTCTTGTCAATTTCTACGGACACATTCATTATGACCGGGCCGAAGCCATAAATGGCATCTGGTACGTCTGTATCAATTCAATGTCGTATAAGTGGCTGGGCGAAGAGTATGGCCATATTCGGTATAGCCCGGAGGTCGATAAAGAGTTTAAATGGATTAAATACACAGCTCCCTACAAAGACCCCCTTTTTACGGTTGTTGAAATTTCGACCAACGGAACCATTAAAATTTCCGGTAAAAAGTCGGAATGGGTGGGGCCAGACCCGTGGGCATTAGGGTATCCCGAAACCGATAAGCCGTACATTAAGCCTGAAATAACAGAGCGAGTACTCCGGTTTAAGCGGATACGATAA
- a CDS encoding sensor histidine kinase — protein MNSLTIVVCSLLYLGLLFGIAFWAERRERTLVARQKQSLLNNPYIYALSLAVYCTAWTFYGSVGQAATQGINFLSVYIGPTLAAPLWWIVLRKIIRICKVHRITSIADFISARYGKNRGLGILVTVICVAGIIPYISIQLKATAVSFALLSGQSSGAHKPSFLTDQAFYMTLLLGAFTILFGTRKLEATERHEGLVTAIAFESLVKLIAFLSVGLYVTFGLFDGPGDIFGRASQQSALQASLTFGPGHSSADWFWYTLLSIPAILFLPRQFQVAVVENVEERHLNKAMWLFPLYLFLITLFVLPVAFGGKLWFGNTGLDADGYVLSLPLMTGQKGLALLAYIGGLSASTSMIIVETTALSVMISNNVVMPWLVSRPAWQLKLGNQSSRFVMYTRRLAILTLLLISYGYYRDVSDRFSLVSVGMISFAAVAQFSPAIIGGICWKNGAQAGARLGLIVGTAIWFYTLIVPTLVPVLLPESLLTDGPFELSFLKPQALFGLNSLTPIAHSVFWSLFFNVGCYVWGSINRPQTALDHNQAILFVDVFQFNRPSENTAIWKGKVSVDALRKLLITFFGPEQSQKTLERFARRNRLIDRQSYADPGLVMFTEKMLAGAIGTASARILVSSIAKEDPITVDEIIRILKTSQELMTVNKELERKSNELQQLTQQLSETNERLKQMDQQKDEFLSTITHEIRTPITSIRALTEILHDNDDVDTATRQQFLGTVIKESERLTRLINQVLDLERFESGRMRLHLEPLLLRDVIKDAVEATAQLASEKDVTVQFLADCPPTPVVADRDRLMQVLINLLSNAIKFCEPEKGHIILRLIVEGNTCNVSVCDNGAGIDPALHSLIFEKFYQVQGDHRKPKGSGLGLAITKKIIELHNGSIDVDSQPGHGSVFTFQLPLSTG, from the coding sequence ATGAATAGCCTTACGATTGTTGTCTGCTCGCTGTTGTATCTGGGGCTGCTGTTCGGCATTGCCTTCTGGGCCGAACGCCGGGAGCGGACACTGGTCGCCCGGCAAAAACAGAGCCTCCTCAACAATCCCTACATTTACGCCCTTTCGCTGGCAGTTTACTGTACGGCCTGGACGTTCTATGGGAGTGTGGGGCAGGCAGCCACGCAGGGCATCAACTTTCTGTCGGTCTACATCGGCCCAACGCTGGCGGCTCCACTCTGGTGGATTGTGCTTCGGAAAATCATTCGAATCTGCAAGGTTCACCGGATCACCAGTATTGCCGATTTCATTTCGGCTCGTTACGGTAAAAATCGGGGGCTGGGGATTCTGGTAACCGTTATCTGTGTGGCTGGAATCATCCCTTACATCTCCATTCAATTAAAAGCCACAGCCGTCAGTTTCGCCCTGTTGTCGGGCCAATCGTCGGGCGCGCACAAGCCGTCCTTCCTAACCGATCAGGCGTTTTACATGACGCTGCTGCTGGGCGCATTCACCATTTTGTTTGGTACGCGGAAGCTTGAAGCCACCGAACGACACGAAGGACTCGTAACGGCCATTGCCTTCGAGTCGCTGGTCAAGCTAATTGCTTTTCTGTCTGTGGGGCTGTATGTCACGTTTGGTCTGTTCGATGGGCCAGGGGACATTTTCGGACGAGCCAGCCAACAATCTGCCTTACAGGCCAGCCTAACCTTTGGTCCGGGGCATTCGTCGGCCGACTGGTTCTGGTACACGCTTTTATCAATACCCGCTATTCTGTTCCTGCCCCGGCAATTTCAGGTGGCGGTTGTCGAAAACGTGGAGGAACGCCACCTCAATAAAGCCATGTGGCTGTTTCCGCTCTACCTGTTTCTGATTACGCTGTTCGTATTGCCCGTGGCGTTTGGCGGTAAATTATGGTTTGGCAATACAGGGCTCGATGCAGACGGCTATGTTCTTTCGCTCCCGTTGATGACGGGCCAGAAAGGGCTGGCTCTATTGGCCTACATCGGAGGTTTGTCGGCTTCTACGAGCATGATCATCGTTGAAACTACGGCCCTTAGTGTTATGATCAGCAACAACGTGGTGATGCCCTGGCTGGTTAGCCGCCCGGCCTGGCAACTGAAACTGGGCAATCAATCGAGTCGGTTTGTGATGTACACCCGGCGGCTGGCTATTCTGACCCTGCTGCTGATTTCATACGGATATTACCGCGATGTATCGGACCGGTTTTCGCTGGTTTCGGTGGGTATGATTTCCTTTGCGGCAGTAGCTCAGTTTAGCCCGGCTATTATTGGGGGCATCTGCTGGAAAAATGGTGCTCAGGCCGGGGCACGGCTAGGGCTTATTGTCGGTACGGCAATCTGGTTCTACACCCTGATTGTGCCCACGCTGGTCCCGGTTTTACTACCCGAATCGTTGCTGACCGACGGCCCGTTTGAACTAAGTTTTCTGAAACCGCAGGCTCTGTTTGGCCTAAACAGTCTGACGCCCATTGCACATTCGGTGTTCTGGTCGCTGTTTTTCAATGTGGGTTGTTATGTCTGGGGGTCTATCAACCGACCTCAAACAGCGCTCGACCACAATCAGGCCATCCTGTTTGTCGATGTATTTCAATTCAACCGCCCGTCCGAAAATACCGCCATCTGGAAAGGGAAAGTATCCGTCGATGCCTTACGCAAGCTGCTGATCACATTTTTCGGTCCCGAGCAAAGCCAGAAAACGCTGGAACGATTCGCCCGGCGTAACCGCCTGATTGATCGTCAGTCGTATGCCGATCCAGGGCTGGTAATGTTCACCGAGAAAATGCTGGCTGGGGCCATTGGTACCGCTTCGGCCCGGATTCTGGTATCGTCTATTGCCAAAGAAGACCCGATTACGGTCGATGAAATCATCCGAATTCTGAAAACATCGCAGGAACTGATGACCGTCAATAAAGAGCTGGAACGCAAATCGAACGAGTTACAGCAACTGACCCAGCAGCTTAGCGAAACCAACGAACGGCTGAAACAGATGGACCAGCAGAAAGACGAGTTTCTATCGACCATCACCCATGAGATTCGCACGCCCATCACCTCCATTCGGGCGTTGACCGAGATTCTGCACGACAACGACGATGTCGATACCGCCACCCGACAACAATTTCTCGGAACGGTTATCAAAGAATCGGAACGGCTTACCCGGCTCATCAATCAGGTACTGGACCTCGAACGATTCGAATCAGGCCGAATGCGGCTGCATCTGGAACCCCTGCTCCTGCGCGACGTAATTAAAGATGCCGTTGAAGCCACTGCCCAACTCGCTTCCGAAAAAGACGTAACCGTTCAGTTTTTGGCCGATTGCCCGCCTACGCCCGTCGTGGCCGACCGTGACCGGCTCATGCAGGTGCTGATCAACTTATTATCGAACGCCATTAAATTCTGCGAACCCGAAAAGGGCCACATTATTCTCCGGCTGATTGTGGAAGGGAATACTTGTAACGTGAGTGTGTGCGACAATGGCGCGGGCATCGACCCAGCGCTTCATTCGCTCATTTTCGAGAAATTTTACCAGGTGCAGGGCGATCATCGAAAACCGAAAGGCAGCGGACTGGGATTGGCGATCACGAAAAAAATCATAGAATTGCATAACGGTAGTATCGATGTAGACAGCCAGCCCGGACACGGTTCGGTGTTTACCTTTCAATTGCCGTTATCCACAGGGTAG
- the acs gene encoding acetate--CoA ligase, producing the protein MRIRTFDEYQSAYKYSVEDPESFWAEIAQEFQWRKPWKKVLQWNFEQPDVKWFLGGKLNITENCLDRHVHEKPNYPAIIWEPNDPAEPSVTFTYKMLHEYVCRFANVLKRNGVQKGDRVCIYMPMVPELAVAVLACARIGAIHSVVFGGFSAQSIADRINDSQCSVVITSDGALRGNKAIPMKDTVDDALIGCPSVKRVIVLTHTRTAVSMLKGRDVWWEQEMKQVTSDCPAEIMDAEDPLFILYTSGSTGKPKGVVHTCGGYMVFAAYTFQNVFQYEPGDVHFCTADIGWITGHSYIVYGPLLSGATSLLFEGVPTWPNAGRFWDIVDRHRVNILYTAPTAIRSLMGFGLEPLEGKDLSSLRVLGSVGEPINEEAWHWYDEHIGKGRCPIVDTWWQTETGGILISPLAGITKTKPTYATLPLPGVQPILVDENGKEIEGNGVSGNLCIKFPWPSIIRTTWGDHERCRTNYFATYPGLYFTGDGCLRDEDGYYRITGRVDDVLNVSGHRIGTAEVENAINMHTGVVESAVVGYPHDIKGQGIYAYVITESDPDHSSDLIRRDILATVSRIIGPIAKPDKIQFVTGLPKTRSGKIMRRILRKIAEGDVSNLGDTSTLLDPLVVEDIKAGALIELKA; encoded by the coding sequence ATGCGTATCAGAACCTTTGACGAATATCAGTCGGCATACAAGTATAGTGTTGAAGACCCGGAAAGCTTTTGGGCCGAAATTGCTCAGGAGTTTCAATGGCGTAAACCCTGGAAAAAAGTACTGCAATGGAATTTTGAGCAGCCCGATGTAAAATGGTTTTTAGGCGGTAAACTCAATATTACCGAGAACTGCCTGGACCGTCATGTGCACGAAAAACCAAACTATCCGGCCATCATCTGGGAACCGAATGACCCCGCCGAGCCAAGCGTTACGTTTACGTATAAAATGTTGCACGAGTATGTGTGTCGTTTTGCCAACGTCCTGAAACGCAATGGTGTCCAAAAAGGCGACCGGGTTTGTATCTACATGCCGATGGTGCCCGAACTGGCTGTTGCGGTACTGGCCTGCGCTCGAATCGGCGCTATTCACTCCGTAGTGTTTGGCGGGTTTTCGGCCCAATCCATTGCCGACCGCATCAATGATTCACAGTGCTCGGTGGTGATTACCTCCGATGGCGCATTACGGGGTAACAAAGCCATTCCGATGAAAGATACGGTCGATGATGCGTTGATCGGTTGCCCTTCCGTAAAGCGTGTTATTGTACTCACGCATACGCGCACCGCCGTATCTATGCTGAAAGGCCGTGATGTATGGTGGGAACAGGAAATGAAGCAGGTTACCTCCGACTGTCCAGCCGAAATCATGGACGCCGAAGATCCGCTATTTATTCTATACACCTCAGGGTCAACGGGTAAGCCCAAAGGAGTCGTTCATACCTGCGGAGGCTATATGGTCTTTGCAGCCTACACCTTCCAGAATGTGTTTCAGTACGAGCCTGGCGATGTTCATTTCTGTACGGCCGATATTGGCTGGATTACAGGGCACAGCTACATTGTGTATGGCCCCCTGCTGAGCGGAGCAACCTCGCTTCTGTTTGAAGGCGTACCGACCTGGCCCAATGCCGGACGGTTCTGGGATATTGTCGATCGCCATCGGGTCAATATCCTGTACACGGCTCCCACAGCGATCCGGTCGCTGATGGGATTTGGACTAGAACCCCTCGAAGGTAAAGACCTGAGTTCACTCCGGGTATTAGGCTCGGTTGGTGAACCCATCAACGAAGAAGCCTGGCATTGGTACGATGAGCACATTGGCAAAGGTCGTTGCCCGATTGTCGATACCTGGTGGCAAACCGAAACGGGGGGCATTCTGATTTCTCCACTGGCGGGTATCACCAAAACCAAACCAACCTATGCCACGCTCCCCTTGCCGGGTGTGCAACCTATTCTGGTGGACGAAAATGGCAAGGAAATCGAAGGTAATGGCGTAAGTGGCAACCTCTGCATTAAATTCCCCTGGCCGAGCATTATCCGAACAACCTGGGGCGATCATGAGCGGTGCCGCACCAATTATTTTGCCACCTATCCGGGCTTATACTTTACCGGCGACGGCTGCCTCCGCGACGAAGATGGTTATTACCGCATCACAGGCCGGGTCGATGATGTGCTCAATGTATCGGGCCACCGGATTGGTACGGCCGAGGTCGAAAATGCCATCAACATGCACACAGGTGTGGTGGAAAGTGCCGTAGTCGGCTATCCGCACGACATCAAAGGACAGGGTATTTACGCCTATGTGATTACCGAAAGCGATCCCGACCATAGCTCCGACCTGATCCGCCGGGATATTCTGGCTACAGTAAGCCGCATTATCGGCCCCATCGCCAAACCCGATAAAATTCAATTTGTGACGGGACTTCCTAAAACCCGTTCGGGCAAAATCATGCGTCGAATCCTGCGCAAGATTGCCGAAGGCGATGTCTCGAACCTGGGCGATACATCTACCCTACTCGACCCATTGGTCGTGGAAGACATCAAAGCGGGGGCGTTAATCGAACTAAAAGCCTGA
- a CDS encoding DUF6814 family protein, with amino-acid sequence MNAIKRILGIVWLAIAALAGYFGIFQFGLPKLATGKQEDLVFGIIILFVLMPIIVGGLAVFGVYALQNEYADKA; translated from the coding sequence ATGAACGCGATAAAACGAATTCTGGGTATTGTATGGCTGGCGATTGCTGCGCTGGCTGGTTATTTCGGCATTTTTCAGTTTGGGCTACCCAAGCTGGCTACCGGCAAACAGGAAGACCTTGTCTTTGGTATCATTATTCTGTTTGTACTGATGCCGATCATTGTCGGCGGCCTGGCTGTATTCGGCGTTTACGCGCTCCAGAACGAGTACGCCGACAAAGCGTAG